A region of Gemmatimonadota bacterium DNA encodes the following proteins:
- a CDS encoding aspartate aminotransferase family protein: MKSFEKSRRLIAEVSRYLPGGVNSNFRLGMVPSPLVFERGEGPYLYDVDGNCLIDYYLGMGPMILGHNPESVLSAVREQLKSGILFAGQTEIEQEAAKMVCDMVPCAERVRFNCAGSEVVQAALRLARAATGRFCVIKFEGHYHGWFDNVLWSVAPLPDQYGPIDAPIPIPASAGQDLLAGRHTEVLPWNNLELLSSRLERGDVAAVIMEPVMCNTSAIFPNEGYLEGVREVCTEMGTVLIFDEVITGFRVAPGGAQQYFGVTPDLATFGKAIANGFPVSCLAGRGDLMDMLVAGVMHGGTYNAQPASMAAVIATLTELGKKETFDVLNARGNRLMEGIARALKEADIQARIAGFPQIFHVGFGVDTPVVDYRSSLQADRDQYVKFTEALHYKGVRALERGAWFLSTVHTDEVIDATIEAVACVAKEI; encoded by the coding sequence ATGAAATCTTTTGAAAAATCCAGGCGTTTGATCGCCGAAGTCTCGCGCTATTTACCGGGCGGTGTGAACAGCAATTTTCGGCTGGGAATGGTTCCCTCACCTCTGGTTTTTGAACGCGGCGAAGGGCCGTATCTCTACGATGTAGATGGCAATTGTTTGATTGATTATTATCTGGGCATGGGGCCGATGATCCTCGGGCACAATCCTGAATCCGTATTATCTGCTGTTCGAGAACAACTCAAGTCTGGCATTCTCTTTGCCGGGCAGACAGAGATTGAGCAAGAGGCAGCCAAGATGGTTTGCGATATGGTGCCCTGCGCGGAGCGGGTGCGGTTTAATTGCGCGGGTAGCGAAGTGGTGCAAGCGGCTTTGCGCCTGGCACGTGCGGCTACGGGACGGTTTTGTGTTATCAAATTTGAGGGACATTATCACGGCTGGTTTGACAATGTGCTGTGGTCTGTCGCACCCTTGCCCGATCAGTATGGTCCGATTGACGCGCCCATCCCCATTCCCGCCAGTGCAGGGCAAGACCTGTTGGCGGGACGGCATACTGAGGTGCTTCCCTGGAATAATCTGGAGCTTCTGAGTTCGCGTCTGGAACGCGGGGATGTCGCGGCTGTTATTATGGAGCCTGTGATGTGCAATACCAGCGCGATTTTTCCCAATGAGGGCTATTTGGAAGGGGTTCGAGAGGTGTGTACCGAGATGGGAACAGTGCTCATTTTTGACGAGGTGATTACGGGGTTTCGCGTGGCGCCTGGCGGCGCGCAACAATACTTTGGGGTGACGCCCGATCTGGCGACGTTTGGCAAAGCGATAGCCAATGGATTTCCGGTTTCGTGTTTGGCAGGGCGAGGCGATTTGATGGATATGCTCGTCGCGGGTGTGATGCACGGCGGCACTTATAATGCACAACCCGCTTCTATGGCTGCGGTGATCGCTACGCTGACCGAGTTGGGTAAAAAAGAGACGTTTGACGTGCTCAATGCGCGGGGCAATCGGCTTATGGAAGGTATTGCGCGCGCGCTAAAAGAGGCCGATATTCAAGCGCGGATTGCGGGTTTTCCGCAGATTTTTCACGTGGGCTTTGGCGTTGATACCCCGGTTGTCGATTATCGCAGTTCGCTTCAAGCAGATCGCGATCAGTACGTCAAGTTTACAGAGGCACTCCACTACAAAGGCGTGCGTGCGCTGGAGCGAGGGGCGTGGTTTTTATCGACAGTGCATACAGATGAGGTGATCGATGCGACGATTGAAGCGGTTGCCTGTGTGGCAAAGGAGATATGA
- a CDS encoding glycosyltransferase family 2 protein, protein MKLIVQIPCFNEEETLPATVNDIPREVPGIDEVEILVIDDGSTDRTSEVARDLGVDHIVRFPKNRGLGHAFKVGFDTCLKRGADIIVNTDGDNQYYGPDIVALVQPILEKRAHIVIGDRQTGGIGHFSFLKRWLQRLGSRVISRLARIEVPDVASGFRAYSRDAALHLSMFTDFDHTAEHVVQAGQDRLAVETVPIRTNPKTRESRLFKNPGVFVFKSGMISLRTYARYKALRIFSIFGAVVFAFGTLIGLRFLYFFFFTDEGALHIQSLILAAILLLAGFQMFLTGIVADLIATNRALLEDVSSRVRFMELGSGFSGLKDEQDESDQGVQD, encoded by the coding sequence ATGAAACTGATTGTCCAAATTCCTTGCTTCAACGAAGAAGAAACCCTGCCCGCTACGGTTAACGATATTCCGCGCGAAGTCCCCGGTATTGACGAAGTCGAGATTCTGGTCATAGACGATGGTTCTACGGATCGCACGTCTGAGGTTGCGCGCGACCTCGGCGTGGATCATATTGTCAGATTCCCCAAAAATCGCGGCCTGGGGCATGCTTTCAAAGTGGGTTTTGACACCTGCCTCAAACGCGGTGCCGATATTATTGTCAATACCGATGGGGATAACCAGTACTACGGTCCCGATATTGTCGCGCTCGTTCAGCCCATTCTCGAAAAGCGCGCTCATATTGTGATTGGAGATCGGCAGACAGGTGGCATCGGTCACTTTTCTTTTTTAAAACGATGGCTACAGCGTTTGGGCAGTCGCGTCATCAGTCGCCTCGCCCGTATTGAAGTGCCTGATGTCGCCAGCGGTTTTCGCGCCTATTCACGAGATGCTGCTCTGCATTTGTCGATGTTCACGGACTTCGATCATACCGCCGAGCACGTTGTGCAAGCGGGCCAGGACCGTCTCGCTGTTGAAACTGTGCCCATTCGCACGAATCCCAAAACGCGCGAATCGCGCCTTTTCAAAAATCCGGGTGTATTTGTTTTTAAGTCGGGCATGATCAGTCTGCGGACTTACGCACGCTACAAAGCACTCCGCATCTTTTCTATTTTTGGTGCTGTTGTTTTCGCTTTTGGCACGTTGATTGGTCTCCGATTTCTCTATTTTTTCTTTTTTACTGACGAAGGCGCGCTTCACATTCAATCGCTTATCCTCGCCGCTATCCTCCTGCTGGCTGGATTTCAGATGTTTCTCACCGGTATTGTCGCCGATCTCATCGCCACCAACCGCGCCCTTCTCGAAGATGTTTCCTCGCGTGTTCGATTTATGGAACTCGGATCGGGATTTTCAGGATTGAAGGATGAACAGGATGAAAGCGATCAGGGGGTTCAGGATTGA
- a CDS encoding ATP-binding protein, which translates to MNDLWNNLNGSPNIQDGGEIGVVTQGSLTEGVEMKLNPDRSVEDVKAGKFVVIEGYKNQFFSMITDLSLDATNPEILLYPPREGDQLLHSVLNGSSTYVTVALRPMLMLEQGEEVVDEPRPVKTIPSHFSKVVEAEEEDVSRVFGSEEKDDRFFNMGTPLDMDTPVCINLNRFVERSNGIFGKTGTGKSFLTRLVLCGLIKNKKAVNLIFDMHNEYGFRAMKEGGQGNSFVKGLKQLFGNQVALFSLDPESSRQRGIQPDHEVYITYDQVAVEDVIALQDELQLNPTASESAYLVYAMYKDRWLRQLFSIDGPDVEQFAEDIGANKSSLSALHRKLKRLENFPFMVNCLNGADAVDTMMDYIDRGIHIVLEFGRQTGMLAYLLVANILSRRIHEKYVTKSEKFYASQNPEDQPRHLVITIEEAHKFLNPATARQTIFGTIAREMRKYYVSLLVVDQRPSGIDEEVLSQLGTKITALLNDEKDIQGVLTGVSNAAGLRSVLASLDSKQQALVFGHAVPMPVVIKTRDYDEIFYKAMGDLSDSEKVEKAKAASAAIFGD; encoded by the coding sequence ATGAATGATCTCTGGAATAACCTAAACGGTTCGCCCAATATTCAGGATGGCGGCGAAATCGGCGTTGTCACGCAGGGGTCTTTGACCGAGGGCGTTGAGATGAAGCTCAACCCCGACCGCAGCGTAGAAGACGTCAAGGCCGGCAAATTTGTGGTTATAGAGGGCTATAAGAATCAGTTCTTTTCTATGATCACCGACCTGAGTCTGGATGCGACCAATCCCGAAATTTTGCTTTATCCACCGCGCGAGGGCGACCAGTTGTTGCACAGCGTTCTCAATGGCTCCAGCACCTACGTCACCGTTGCACTGCGCCCCATGCTTATGCTGGAACAGGGCGAAGAAGTCGTCGATGAACCGCGTCCTGTGAAAACAATTCCCAGTCATTTTTCCAAAGTTGTTGAAGCCGAAGAAGAGGATGTATCGCGCGTTTTTGGCAGCGAGGAAAAAGACGACCGGTTTTTCAACATGGGCACACCACTGGATATGGATACGCCGGTATGCATTAATCTCAACCGCTTTGTCGAGCGCAGCAATGGCATTTTTGGCAAAACAGGTACGGGTAAGTCCTTTCTCACACGCCTGGTATTGTGCGGTTTAATCAAAAACAAGAAAGCCGTCAATCTCATTTTTGATATGCACAACGAATACGGTTTTCGCGCTATGAAAGAAGGGGGGCAGGGAAACAGCTTTGTCAAAGGGCTCAAACAACTTTTTGGCAATCAGGTCGCCCTTTTTTCTCTCGACCCCGAATCATCTCGTCAGCGCGGTATTCAACCCGACCACGAAGTGTACATCACCTACGATCAGGTCGCGGTTGAAGATGTCATCGCGTTGCAAGACGAACTGCAACTCAATCCCACGGCTTCTGAATCTGCCTATCTCGTTTACGCGATGTACAAAGACCGCTGGTTGCGCCAATTATTTTCTATTGATGGTCCCGATGTCGAGCAATTTGCCGAGGATATCGGCGCCAATAAAAGCTCGCTTTCCGCACTGCATCGCAAACTCAAACGGCTTGAAAACTTTCCCTTTATGGTCAATTGCCTCAACGGTGCCGATGCCGTCGATACGATGATGGATTACATCGACCGCGGTATTCACATTGTGCTCGAGTTTGGTCGGCAGACCGGCATGCTCGCGTATTTGCTCGTGGCGAATATTCTCTCTCGTCGCATTCACGAAAAATACGTTACAAAAAGCGAAAAATTTTACGCCTCGCAAAATCCCGAAGATCAGCCGCGACATCTGGTTATCACCATTGAAGAAGCTCACAAGTTTCTCAATCCCGCGACTGCAAGGCAGACCATTTTTGGTACGATTGCCAGGGAAATGCGTAAATATTACGTTTCGCTCCTCGTGGTTGACCAGCGCCCCTCGGGTATTGACGAAGAAGTGCTTTCACAACTCGGCACAAAAATCACGGCCTTGCTCAATGACGAAAAAGACATTCAGGGAGTGCTCACAGGCGTGTCCAATGCCGCTGGCTTACGCAGTGTTCTGGCCAGTCTCGATTCCAAGCAGCAAGCTCTTGTATTCGGGCATGCGGTCCCTATGCCCGTGGTTATCAAAACGCGCGATTACGATGAAATTTTTTACAAAGCGATGGGCGATTTATCCGATAGTGAAAAAGTGGAAAAGGCCAAAGCCGCATCGGCTGCTATTTTTGGCGATTAA
- a CDS encoding type II toxin-antitoxin system HicB family antitoxin: MATQFILTDYINDLMAQAEYDKLEDGTFGGRIPVCKGVVAFANSLRDCESELHSTLEDWIFVGIKLGHRLPVINDIDLNKVPMHESLDTV, from the coding sequence ATGGCGACTCAATTTATCCTCACGGATTATATTAACGATCTCATGGCACAGGCCGAATATGACAAACTGGAAGACGGTACATTTGGTGGACGTATTCCCGTATGCAAAGGTGTAGTAGCATTTGCCAATTCGCTTCGCGATTGTGAATCGGAACTTCATTCTACACTCGAGGATTGGATTTTCGTAGGTATTAAACTTGGACATAGACTTCCTGTAATTAATGATATTGACTTAAACAAGGTGCCCATGCATGAATCGTTGGACACCGTGTAA